Within the Natronospira bacteriovora genome, the region CAGGAACCGCCCTCGCCTTCGGCAGGAGGCCGATCGCTGTCACCACCGACAAGACGAATGGGAAAGGGATCGGTGACGGAACCCGTATAGAGTGTCCGGTGGGGGAAGGGAATCTCGATGCCCGCTTCATCAAAGGCGTTCCTCACCTTCTCGGGGATGTTGTTGCGCAGCTCGAGAAAGTTCTCGCGCGTTGCCCAGACATTGAACTGCAGGTCGAGCGAGGAATCGCCGAAACCCAGGAACAATACATTGGGCTTGGGTTCGGTCAGACACAAATTATATTCGTCCGCCACATTGAGCAGGACTTCACGCACCCGGGCCAGGTCTTCCTTGTAGGCCACCCCCACCTTCAATTCCAGGCGACGGATGGAAAAGCGGGTGAGGTTGACGATTTCGGATTTGATCAGGGTTTCATTGGGTACGCGGACATACAGGTTGTCGAAGGTGCGCAGTTTGACCGACAGGAGATCGATGGACAGCACTTCCCCCAGGGTTTCGCCGACCCGGATGACATCACCGATGCGAAATGGTTTTTCCCCGATCAGAAAGAGACCGCTGATGAGATTGGAAGCGGAGGTCTGTGAAGCAAAACCCAGGGCTACGGAAAGAATGCCGGCCGCACCCAGAATCACCGTCAGGCTGAAGCCCAGCTGATGCAGGGCCGACATCAGGGTCAGAATGACAATGCCGTAGAAGACCACACGCCGCAGCAGGGCCGTCTGCTGGGGCTCCAGATACGGTTCACTCAGCCGTCGCGTGATCACCGAACCGATCTTGGCCATGATCAGGCCCAGGATCATGAGTACCCCGGCACGCAGTACCTGAAGGCCCTTCTCGGACAGCAGAAATTCAGTGGCTTCCATGATTGCTCCGCAATTGGCTCAGGGGGTCGTCAGGCAAACAGGCTTTCCAGGGCCCGCAGCAGGCCGTGCTTTGGCGGTTCCTGCCGGGCCTCGCTGATACGCGTGACCTCCAGGCCGGCCGGCAGCTGCATCTCTTCCAGCTTGAGCGCCCCCTGTTTACCGTCCGCGCTGCGCTCCATGACCATCGGCTGTGTCCACAACTGGTTTTGCCTGCTGGCATACAGGGGCAGCAGTGGCACCGGCACGCTGAGCCGCTCGATGAGCAGCGCGTCCTCGGCCTTGTTGCGCACGGTCACCGGCGACACCACCCGATGGGGGCGCTGAATGACTTCATCCAGGCGCAGACGGGCCAGTGAACGGGAGGCATAGCACAACTCGCCTTCCCGGGTATTGGGCCCGAACCAGGAGTCCGAGGGCCGGTAACTGGGGATTTCCGTCAGGGTGGCGGTTTCCTCGGCATTCATCACCTGCACCCAGATCGAGGTGCTGACGTAAATCACCGTTTCCTCGCCACCCGGGACATACAGGGGAATGTCCGGCCGAACCACCACCGGGCGGTCCGCCAGCCTCGGTTTGAGATACAGGCCGCGACTGCTGTCGCTGAAGGCATAGCGGGCCACGGTATGGCCCTCTTCATCAAGCTCGTCCAGGGGACCGTGTTCCAGGGTGGTGGAAAGCGGGTCTTCGCCTTCCCGCCAGGCCAGGCGCCACTCCTGCCGCCAGCGACGGGCCTGCAGCTGCAGCGGGCCGATGCGCCATTGCATTCCCGTCTGCCCTTCGTCCAGGTCATAACGCCCCCACCAGGGGCGCGCCGGGGCTTCGGTGGCTTCCAGTACTTCGCTCAGTTCCTCGGCACTCATGCGTCCTGCTTCCCCTGCTGCTTGGCTTCGTCCCAGAGCGCGTCCATTTCATCCAGGTCCGCGCTCTCGGTGCTGCGACCCTGCTCGTTCAGCCGCCGCTCCACGTGCCGGAAGCGCTCTTCAAAGCGGGCATTGCAGCCCCGCAGCGCCTTCTCCGGGTCCACCTTGAGATACCGGGCGAGGTTGGTCACGGCGAACAGCAGATCGCCGATTTCTTCTTCGAGTCGGCGCCTGTCACCGCCGGCGGCCATCTCCGCTTCGATCTCGCCCACTTCCTCGTGAATCTTGTCCACGACGCCACGGGTATCCGGCCAGTCAAAACCCACCCGGCTTGCCCGCTTGCCCAGCTTGGCCGCCCGCTTGAGCGCCGGCAGGGCCAGGGGCACGTCGTCCAGCGCGGAATGGTCACCCTTCTGTGCCCGTTCACGGGCCTTCATGGCTTCCCAGTCCGCCGTCTGTTCCTCTTCAGAAGCATAGCTGGCGTCGCCGAATACATGAGGGTGACGCCGCCACAGCTTGTCGGCAATGGCATTCGCCACGGCATCGAAGTCGAAATCACCCTGCTCTTCGGCCATGCGCGAATGAAACACCACCTGCAGCAAC harbors:
- a CDS encoding mechanosensitive ion channel family protein — encoded protein: MEATEFLLSEKGLQVLRAGVLMILGLIMAKIGSVITRRLSEPYLEPQQTALLRRVVFYGIVILTLMSALHQLGFSLTVILGAAGILSVALGFASQTSASNLISGLFLIGEKPFRIGDVIRVGETLGEVLSIDLLSVKLRTFDNLYVRVPNETLIKSEIVNLTRFSIRRLELKVGVAYKEDLARVREVLLNVADEYNLCLTEPKPNVLFLGFGDSSLDLQFNVWATRENFLELRNNIPEKVRNAFDEAGIEIPFPHRTLYTGSVTDPFPIRLVGGDSDRPPAEGEGGS
- the mazG gene encoding nucleoside triphosphate pyrophosphohydrolase, which gives rise to MSDSAESPIDRLRHIMARLRGPGGCPWDQAQDFSTIAPYTIEEAYEVDDAIRRGDMGALRDELGDLLLQVVFHSRMAEEQGDFDFDAVANAIADKLWRRHPHVFGDASYASEEEQTADWEAMKARERAQKGDHSALDDVPLALPALKRAAKLGKRASRVGFDWPDTRGVVDKIHEEVGEIEAEMAAGGDRRRLEEEIGDLLFAVTNLARYLKVDPEKALRGCNARFEERFRHVERRLNEQGRSTESADLDEMDALWDEAKQQGKQDA